From the genome of Nicotiana sylvestris chromosome 2, ASM39365v2, whole genome shotgun sequence, one region includes:
- the LOC138886020 gene encoding uncharacterized mitochondrial protein AtMg00810-like, with amino-acid sequence MNARLTTKEYDDHLKTHGSAEDELLPDSGAHQRLIGKLLYLTITRPDLAFNAQTLNQFLQQPKKSHMEVAMRIIKYIRNHPVQGVLLSSNNKGTLESYCDADWAACQHSRNSVTSFLIKLGDSLESTNYLTWQAQVTSLLSGYDILSSLMKHLSLPEYISLTTMDENT; translated from the exons ATGAATGCAAGATTGACTACAAAGGAGTATGATGATCATCTGAAGACTCACGGAAGTGCAGAAGATGAGTTATTGCCTGATTCAGGAGCTCACCAAAGACTAATTGGGAAGCTGTTGTACCTAACAATAACAAGACCTGATCTAGCATTCAATGCACAAACTTTGAATCAATTTCTACAGCAACCAAAAAAATCCCACATGGAGGTAGCTATGAGGATAATCAAATATATTAGAAACCATCCTGTCCAAGGAGTGCTACTTTCAAGTAATAACAAAGGCACACTGGAATCCTATTGTGATGCAGACTGGGCTGCTTGTCAGCATTCTAGGAATTCTGTAACAAGCTTTCTAATAAAGCTAGGAGATTCCTTG GAAAGCACTAACTATTTAACCTGGCAAGCTCAAGTGACTAGCTTGCTATCTggttatgatatcctttcttcaTTGATGAAACACCTATCGTTACCCGAATACATCAGCTTGACGACAATGGACGAGAATACTTGA